The following proteins come from a genomic window of Acidimicrobiia bacterium:
- a CDS encoding metal-dependent transcriptional regulator has product MELSSVERETLKAIYRLAGIDAMVKAGPLAEALDISPASVTARLRRLDERGLAVHARYHGVSLTQTGRELAISAIRRHRIVERFLADSLGFDWEEADGLAVTFEHDLPVDVVRRMFAMLGSPTTCPHGFPIPDAGADELPRLPRLTDLTVGEVADVAVSRDVDPEAAAFLEDLGVRPGVRVEVIEKHPFDGPVVIAIDGAPRTIGNNLAREIYMLAATGTEVTT; this is encoded by the coding sequence TTGGAGCTCTCATCAGTCGAACGCGAGACCTTGAAGGCGATCTATCGGCTCGCCGGAATCGACGCGATGGTGAAGGCGGGACCACTCGCCGAGGCTCTCGACATCTCCCCAGCGAGCGTAACGGCGAGGCTGCGACGCCTCGACGAGAGGGGCCTGGCAGTCCATGCCCGATACCACGGCGTCAGCCTGACGCAGACCGGCCGTGAGCTGGCCATCTCGGCGATCCGGCGGCATCGCATAGTCGAGAGGTTCTTGGCGGACTCGCTCGGCTTCGACTGGGAGGAGGCGGACGGCTTGGCCGTGACCTTCGAGCACGACCTCCCGGTCGATGTCGTGCGGCGAATGTTCGCCATGCTGGGCAGTCCGACCACTTGCCCTCATGGGTTCCCGATCCCCGATGCCGGCGCAGACGAGCTGCCCCGTCTTCCGAGGCTGACAGATCTCACCGTCGGTGAGGTGGCCGACGTGGCCGTCTCGAGGGACGTAGATCCGGAAGCCGCCGCCTTCCTCGAGGATCTCGGCGTCCGACCAGGGGTGCGCGTCGAGGTGATCGAGAAGCACCCGTTCGACGGGCCCGTCGTCATCGCGATCGACGGAGCGCCACGAACGATCGGCAACAACCTGGCCCGCGAGATCTACATGCTCGCCGCCACCGGCACGGAGGTAACGACCTGA
- a CDS encoding sodium-translocating pyrophosphatase, with product MIIAAEGGFQEFTLGGAEWAWLVASVATALLAMVVGYALSSDVLKADAGTPHMREIAAAIQEGAMAYLRRQFRTIGLILIPLVAVVFLTSTSVTRPDGSVALSFWESGAARTLAFLAGCFMSGLTGFIGMSLAVRGNVRTAAAAMRGSMPAALKVAFRTGGVAGMFTVGLGLLGATLIIMIFQNTSSAILIGFGFGGSLLALFLRVGGGIFTKAADVGADLVGKVEQGIPEDDPRNPATIADNVGDNVGDCAGMAADLFESYEVTLVASIILGVSAFASIGANPVLGLIFPVIVRMIGVLASIVGVFRVRATPKDRSALAPINRGFLTAGVLTVAGTFVVAVLYVGNDHGNQGWKVLGAVVSGLVLAQVASRITEYFTSTEERPVREIAEATRTGPATTVLAGVSTGLESSVWAIVAIAGAIGVAVGLGGGNLQFALYLVALTGMGMLATTGVVVSEDTYGPVADNAAGIAEMSGEFHGEALAIMVELDAVGNTTKAVTKGFAIGSAVIAAVALFASFVETIGAELGLGLEGSDLFRNVATSINVADPTVFIGLLIGGSVAFMFSAIAIRAVGRTAGVVVNEVRRQFADGQIMAGNRRPDYGPVIDICTAASLRELATPALLAVLTPTIVGFGIGYLALGGFLAAAILTGQLMANFLSNSGGAWDNAKKYIEEGHLGGKGSDSHKAAVIGDTIGDPFKDTAGPALNPLIKVMNLVSLLVLPAVIALADSGVRFVIAGAGLVVLLAAIWWARRPADVTVEPMPTAIEA from the coding sequence GTGATCATCGCCGCCGAAGGCGGCTTCCAAGAGTTCACGCTCGGCGGCGCCGAGTGGGCCTGGCTCGTCGCCTCCGTCGCCACCGCGCTGCTGGCGATGGTCGTCGGATACGCATTGTCGAGCGATGTCTTGAAAGCGGACGCCGGGACGCCGCACATGCGCGAGATCGCCGCCGCCATCCAAGAGGGGGCCATGGCGTACCTGCGCCGGCAGTTCAGGACGATCGGGCTGATCCTGATCCCGCTTGTCGCCGTGGTGTTCCTCACGTCGACGAGCGTCACCCGACCGGACGGGTCGGTGGCGTTGTCGTTCTGGGAGTCCGGCGCCGCCAGGACCCTTGCATTCCTGGCAGGCTGCTTCATGTCGGGGCTCACCGGGTTCATTGGCATGTCGCTGGCGGTTCGCGGCAACGTGAGGACGGCGGCCGCCGCCATGCGCGGCTCGATGCCGGCGGCTCTCAAGGTGGCGTTCAGGACGGGAGGCGTCGCCGGGATGTTCACGGTCGGCCTCGGGCTCCTCGGCGCCACGCTGATCATCATGATCTTCCAGAACACGTCGTCCGCGATCCTCATTGGATTCGGCTTCGGCGGATCCCTGCTCGCCCTCTTCCTGCGAGTTGGCGGGGGCATCTTCACCAAAGCTGCGGATGTCGGCGCCGATCTCGTCGGCAAGGTCGAGCAAGGGATCCCGGAAGACGACCCGCGCAACCCTGCGACGATCGCGGACAACGTCGGAGACAACGTCGGGGACTGCGCCGGCATGGCCGCCGACCTGTTCGAGAGCTACGAGGTCACGCTCGTCGCCTCGATCATCCTCGGGGTCTCCGCCTTTGCGTCGATAGGGGCCAATCCGGTGCTCGGGCTGATCTTTCCGGTGATCGTTCGCATGATCGGCGTGCTCGCCTCGATCGTCGGCGTCTTCCGGGTGAGGGCGACACCCAAGGATCGCTCGGCCCTCGCCCCGATCAACAGGGGATTCCTCACCGCGGGGGTGCTCACCGTCGCCGGCACGTTCGTCGTCGCCGTCCTCTACGTCGGCAACGACCACGGCAACCAGGGGTGGAAGGTGCTCGGAGCGGTGGTGTCCGGCCTCGTGCTCGCCCAGGTGGCATCCCGCATCACCGAGTACTTCACGTCGACGGAGGAGCGTCCCGTGCGGGAGATCGCCGAGGCGACTCGGACCGGACCGGCGACGACAGTGCTGGCGGGCGTTTCCACGGGTCTCGAGTCGTCCGTCTGGGCGATCGTCGCGATCGCGGGAGCGATCGGCGTCGCGGTCGGACTCGGCGGCGGGAACCTGCAGTTCGCCCTGTACCTCGTGGCCCTCACCGGGATGGGGATGCTGGCAACGACCGGTGTCGTCGTGTCGGAAGACACGTACGGCCCGGTCGCCGACAATGCCGCCGGGATCGCCGAGATGTCGGGCGAGTTCCACGGCGAGGCGCTGGCGATCATGGTGGAACTGGACGCGGTCGGGAACACGACGAAGGCCGTCACGAAGGGGTTCGCCATCGGGTCGGCGGTGATCGCCGCCGTGGCGCTGTTCGCCTCGTTCGTGGAGACGATAGGCGCGGAGCTCGGCCTCGGCCTCGAGGGCAGCGATCTGTTCCGCAACGTCGCGACGTCGATCAACGTCGCCGACCCGACGGTGTTCATCGGGCTGCTGATCGGGGGATCGGTGGCATTCATGTTCTCGGCGATCGCGATCAGAGCAGTCGGCCGGACCGCTGGCGTCGTCGTGAACGAGGTGCGGCGCCAGTTCGCCGACGGCCAGATCATGGCCGGGAACCGTCGACCCGATTACGGCCCCGTCATCGACATCTGCACCGCGGCGTCGCTGCGGGAGCTGGCGACCCCTGCGCTCCTCGCCGTGCTGACGCCGACGATCGTCGGGTTCGGCATCGGCTACCTGGCGCTCGGCGGCTTCCTGGCGGCGGCGATCCTCACAGGGCAGCTCATGGCGAACTTCCTGTCGAACTCGGGCGGCGCCTGGGACAACGCCAAGAAGTACATCGAGGAGGGCCATCTCGGCGGCAAGGGCTCGGACTCGCACAAGGCGGCCGTGATCGGCGACACGATCGGCGACCCGTTCAAGGACACCGCGGGCCCGGCGCTCAACCCGCTCATCAAGGTGATGAACCTGGTGTCGCTCCTCGTGCTCCCAGCCGTGATCGCTCTCGCCGACAGCGGGGTGCGGTTCGTGATCGCCGGCGCAGGCCTCGTCGTGCTGCTCGCCGCCATCTGGTGGGCGCGCCGCCCGGCCGACGTGACGGTCGAGCCGATGCCGACGGCGATCGAGGCATGA
- a CDS encoding cation:proton antiporter: protein MIITPSPHDQVLQLVIQLAILLGVARLLGEVARRFRQPAVVGEILAGVLLGPSVAGALAPALASNWIPATVEQGRLLEVVALLGAMLLLAVTGLETDVPLIRRRAGSAVGIAAGGLVLPFAAGLALGGVFPEDLVGDPSRRLLFAFFLATALAVSAIPVLASILLELGMMRRNVGQAMLAAGMIDDLIGWTVLGVVVALANEGTGVGALTATALTVGGFVAATIFVAPRLVGSAVRAVHSAGGSSHRFLSLALVLVFGWSALSQALHLEPVIGAFAMGVLLGRTKRLPVATIESIEALAFGVFAPIFFAVAGLKVDVGSIASTRLALLTLLVLGVAIVGKVAGAYLGARFLSRADNASALAYGIGLSARGAIGIVVATVGLSLEILTPEVFSMIVVMAVATSLMTPPALKAVLHRIAPDEDEAVRLRRESAEAAGMAGRVRRVLLTVRPRSEPGSAVDVQAAILDRLAEDVGLAVTVAAVAEPGEASSAEASAADVSAAEDAVRRMADRLAAAQDVTTKVLSGDPVTSIITEAAKGYDLVVLGATEATAPAALFGSAVDEIVRMVAVPALLVRGGSAPEGWLPRHILVPVDGTAAAIRAAELAFAIAGREAKVTVLHAVQDLSPVVSVSDTGPMRRLDMGHQVVAAVRAIGDSLGVETEGLVEFSPEPEVAILTVAASIGADLVVLSTAARTGTSRLFLGPRVERILAECTCAVAVLNS, encoded by the coding sequence TTGATCATCACCCCTTCGCCGCACGACCAGGTGCTCCAGCTGGTGATACAGCTGGCGATCCTGCTCGGTGTGGCGCGACTGCTCGGGGAGGTTGCCAGGCGCTTCCGACAGCCTGCCGTCGTCGGGGAGATCCTCGCAGGAGTGCTGCTCGGACCATCGGTCGCCGGGGCGCTGGCGCCGGCACTTGCGTCGAACTGGATCCCGGCGACCGTCGAGCAGGGCAGGCTGCTCGAGGTGGTCGCCCTCCTGGGGGCGATGCTCCTCCTCGCGGTCACCGGCCTCGAAACCGACGTCCCGCTCATCAGGAGGAGAGCGGGATCGGCCGTTGGGATCGCGGCCGGCGGCCTCGTCCTCCCCTTCGCGGCGGGGCTCGCCCTCGGTGGGGTCTTCCCGGAGGACCTGGTCGGCGATCCGTCGCGCAGGCTGCTGTTCGCATTCTTCCTGGCGACGGCGCTGGCAGTCTCGGCGATCCCGGTCCTGGCCTCGATCCTCCTCGAGCTCGGGATGATGCGCCGCAACGTCGGCCAGGCGATGCTCGCCGCCGGCATGATCGACGACCTCATCGGGTGGACGGTGCTCGGCGTCGTTGTTGCCCTCGCCAACGAGGGCACCGGCGTCGGAGCACTCACCGCAACGGCACTGACGGTCGGCGGGTTCGTCGCCGCCACGATCTTCGTCGCTCCGCGGCTCGTGGGCAGCGCCGTGCGCGCCGTTCACTCGGCAGGCGGCAGCAGCCATCGCTTCCTCAGCCTGGCGCTGGTACTCGTCTTCGGGTGGAGCGCGCTGAGCCAGGCGCTCCACCTCGAGCCTGTCATCGGCGCCTTCGCGATGGGGGTGCTCCTCGGCAGGACGAAGCGGCTCCCCGTGGCGACGATCGAGTCGATCGAAGCGCTGGCTTTCGGGGTGTTCGCGCCGATCTTCTTCGCCGTCGCCGGACTCAAGGTCGACGTCGGGTCGATTGCGTCCACCCGACTGGCGCTGCTGACGCTACTCGTGCTCGGGGTGGCGATCGTCGGCAAGGTAGCGGGCGCCTACCTCGGGGCACGGTTCCTCTCGCGGGCGGACAACGCATCGGCCCTCGCCTACGGCATCGGGCTCAGCGCTCGCGGCGCCATCGGTATCGTCGTCGCCACCGTTGGGCTCTCGCTCGAGATCCTCACCCCGGAGGTGTTCTCGATGATCGTCGTCATGGCCGTCGCCACGTCGCTCATGACGCCACCGGCCCTGAAGGCAGTCCTCCACAGGATCGCACCAGACGAGGACGAGGCAGTGCGGCTTCGCAGGGAGTCGGCCGAAGCGGCCGGCATGGCCGGGAGAGTGCGCCGCGTGCTGCTAACCGTGCGGCCTCGCTCCGAGCCGGGCAGCGCGGTCGACGTCCAGGCTGCGATTCTCGACAGGCTCGCCGAGGACGTCGGCCTGGCGGTGACGGTCGCGGCCGTCGCCGAGCCGGGCGAGGCCTCGTCTGCCGAGGCCTCGGCAGCCGACGTCTCGGCCGCCGAGGACGCCGTTCGCCGGATGGCCGACCGCCTGGCAGCTGCCCAGGACGTCACCACGAAGGTCCTCTCGGGCGATCCGGTGACGTCGATCATCACAGAAGCGGCCAAGGGATACGACCTCGTCGTCCTCGGAGCGACGGAGGCGACTGCCCCCGCGGCTCTCTTCGGCAGCGCCGTCGACGAGATCGTCCGCATGGTGGCGGTGCCTGCCCTGCTCGTGCGCGGCGGGAGTGCGCCCGAGGGTTGGCTGCCCCGCCACATCCTCGTTCCCGTCGACGGCACCGCGGCTGCCATTCGTGCCGCCGAGTTGGCTTTCGCCATCGCCGGCCGTGAGGCGAAGGTGACGGTGTTGCACGCCGTCCAGGACCTCAGCCCCGTCGTGTCAGTGTCGGACACCGGCCCGATGCGCCGCCTCGACATGGGCCATCAGGTCGTGGCGGCCGTCCGGGCGATCGGCGACTCGCTGGGGGTCGAGACGGAGGGCCTCGTCGAGTTCAGCCCAGAGCCCGAGGTCGCCATCCTCACGGTGGCGGCGTCGATCGGGGCCGACCTCGTCGTGCTGAGCACGGCCGCCCGTACCGGGACGAGCCGGCTGTTCCTGGGACCAAGAGTCGAGCGGATCCTGGCCGAATGCACTTGTGCCGTGGCCGTCCTCAACAGTTGA
- a CDS encoding universal stress protein → MKIVVGVDESPRSAGVLERAVIEARTHGASLDIVHVFHQPPLAYVDFPVDVDAIAVAVRKSLWEFIDGLLDGVDDVEMEKIDLWGYPPDALADHAADVGADLLVVGTRSRGQIGALVLGSTSHRAIHIAPCDVLVVKAEEQE, encoded by the coding sequence ATGAAGATCGTCGTCGGCGTGGACGAGTCGCCGCGTAGTGCCGGCGTGCTCGAGCGGGCCGTGATCGAAGCGCGTACCCACGGCGCCTCGCTCGACATCGTGCACGTGTTCCATCAGCCGCCGCTGGCGTACGTCGACTTCCCCGTTGACGTCGACGCCATCGCGGTGGCGGTTCGCAAGTCTCTCTGGGAGTTCATCGACGGCCTGCTCGACGGCGTCGACGACGTCGAGATGGAGAAGATCGACCTGTGGGGCTACCCGCCGGACGCGCTCGCCGACCACGCCGCCGACGTGGGGGCGGACCTGCTCGTTGTGGGCACACGGAGCCGCGGGCAGATCGGAGCGCTCGTGCTCGGCTCGACGAGCCACAGGGCGATCCACATCGCCCCGTGCGACGTCCTCGTCGTCAAGGCGGAGGAACAGGAGTGA
- a CDS encoding haloacid dehalogenase type II, giving the protein MTPVLVFDVNETLLDLRALDPHFERIFGDGSIRRGWFGLVLRNALCVTITGLVVDFLAVGAASLQMVADQHGVALDDEDRGAVRQAMLTLPPHDDVVEGLDALRRAGYRLVALTNSPQAGAEAQLTNAGLADRFERIFSVETVGRFKPAAEVYRIPSDALRVEMADMTMFAAHDWDVAGAMMAGMRGAYVTRPGMVRNPLYPPPDFEGPTLVEVAEKLIAAS; this is encoded by the coding sequence ATGACTCCCGTCCTCGTCTTCGACGTCAACGAGACCCTCCTCGACCTGCGAGCCCTCGACCCGCACTTCGAAAGGATCTTCGGCGACGGAAGCATCCGTAGGGGCTGGTTCGGGCTCGTCCTGCGCAACGCCCTGTGCGTCACCATCACGGGCCTCGTCGTCGATTTCCTCGCCGTCGGCGCTGCCTCGCTGCAGATGGTCGCCGACCAGCATGGTGTCGCCCTCGACGATGAGGATCGGGGCGCCGTGCGGCAGGCGATGCTGACGCTCCCGCCTCACGACGACGTGGTGGAGGGACTCGACGCCCTGCGCAGGGCCGGCTACCGGCTCGTGGCCCTCACCAACTCACCGCAGGCCGGAGCGGAGGCGCAGCTCACGAACGCCGGGCTCGCCGACCGCTTCGAGCGAATCTTCTCGGTCGAGACCGTCGGGAGGTTCAAGCCGGCGGCCGAGGTGTATCGGATACCTTCCGACGCCCTTCGAGTGGAGATGGCCGACATGACGATGTTTGCTGCTCACGACTGGGACGTGGCAGGGGCGATGATGGCCGGCATGCGGGGCGCTTACGTCACGAGACCGGGCATGGTCCGCAACCCCCTGTACCCGCCGCCCGACTTCGAGGGCCCCACGCTCGTCGAGGTGGCCGAGAAGCTCATCGCGGCGAGCTGA
- a CDS encoding dienelactone hydrolase family protein translates to MGTWETIDAAGTPARQYVAGAETRGMPGVVLLHAWWGLDPDVTAYADRLAAAGFAVAAPDLVAGKVATTVEQAEELSAGADTAMADAAALAAVDGLAARLGPDARLGSIGFSFGAAWSIWCAAERGRIAASVVYYGTVLGGSLARASAPVLGHFAASDPYETEEGVAAFEAALRAAGREVTIHRYPDTGHWFAEPSRDAYRPEPAELAFTRTVDFLENNLGSTG, encoded by the coding sequence ATGGGCACATGGGAGACGATCGACGCGGCAGGCACGCCGGCGCGGCAATACGTGGCCGGGGCCGAGACCCGGGGGATGCCCGGCGTGGTGCTGCTCCACGCCTGGTGGGGACTCGATCCGGACGTGACGGCCTACGCCGACCGCTTGGCGGCTGCCGGGTTCGCGGTGGCGGCGCCGGACCTCGTGGCCGGCAAGGTGGCAACCACCGTCGAGCAGGCCGAGGAGCTGAGTGCGGGAGCCGACACGGCAATGGCCGACGCGGCGGCGCTGGCAGCCGTCGACGGGCTGGCGGCCCGCTTGGGCCCGGACGCACGACTCGGCTCGATCGGGTTCTCGTTCGGAGCGGCATGGTCGATCTGGTGCGCGGCCGAGCGGGGCCGGATCGCGGCTTCGGTCGTGTACTACGGCACCGTGCTCGGGGGCAGCCTGGCACGTGCCTCGGCGCCTGTGCTGGGGCACTTCGCGGCGAGCGACCCATATGAGACGGAGGAAGGCGTCGCCGCGTTCGAGGCGGCGCTCCGAGCCGCCGGGCGAGAGGTGACCATCCACCGCTACCCGGACACGGGCCACTGGTTCGCCGAGCCCTCGCGCGACGCCTACCGTCCCGAGCCTGCGGAGCTGGCCTTCACGCGCACGGTCGACTTCCTCGAGAACAACCTAGGATCGACGGGCTAG
- a CDS encoding MauE/DoxX family redox-associated membrane protein, translated as MLALTGPFYITAVLLIVGGAPKILEPSATAGALGSVGLPRSRLLVRLMGVAEVTIGAAAIAFGGPVTAALVASAYVGFAAFVAAAMARGGSVSSCGCFGSDDTPPTFFHLAIDVAAAAIAVAAMSSPVDGVVSSLGESPLAGVPFVALVAVATWFTYLALSVLPTVIPRGSHE; from the coding sequence ATGCTGGCGCTGACGGGACCCTTCTACATCACGGCTGTCCTGCTCATCGTGGGAGGAGCCCCGAAGATCCTGGAGCCCTCGGCGACCGCCGGAGCGCTCGGCTCGGTCGGCTTGCCCCGCTCCCGCCTGCTGGTCAGGCTCATGGGTGTGGCCGAGGTGACGATCGGGGCGGCCGCCATTGCCTTCGGAGGACCGGTGACCGCGGCCCTCGTCGCGTCCGCCTACGTCGGCTTCGCGGCATTCGTCGCCGCAGCCATGGCGCGGGGCGGCTCGGTGTCATCGTGCGGCTGCTTCGGGAGCGACGACACCCCTCCGACGTTCTTCCACCTCGCCATCGACGTCGCCGCTGCCGCAATCGCAGTCGCCGCCATGTCCTCACCTGTCGATGGAGTCGTTTCTTCCCTAGGGGAGAGTCCGCTGGCGGGCGTGCCGTTCGTTGCGCTCGTCGCCGTGGCCACCTGGTTCACGTATCTGGCGCTCAGCGTCCTGCCGACCGTCATCCCGAGAGGAAGCCACGAATGA
- a CDS encoding LpqB family beta-propeller domain-containing protein — translation MRAAVPIAVLVVVAIASPAAAADEQFVSLESRDGGFTYEVVVLEGDGSGKRRPIDGQVIGRPALAPNGNRIVYAAPLSDGTDGRWGIFRSKIDGTGRKRLTAPPIADGDPAWSSDGRWIAYSRVTKGSLRADTCCIIRVMRTTGKNQAKVPGTRGGINPSWSPSGNRIVYEKNGGLWVTNLNGRNTYQLAVNGREPAWSPDGDKVAYVRSVGGGHELVVIPAGGGAPKVRAAGSRSLESPVWDEDGSTLYFVRYAGTGYDGRSGTAVWWDRAGTPAERLFTQKRALVHLAHSGGRQVDCDLDGDLIGDLAVGAPDDDEAGQRDSGVVNVFMGRTGGLGTGDDDLWHQGRPIGGSPGPDDGFGAALACGDFDGDGRDDLAVGAPTDFLGRGVVNVIYGSGSGLIAVGSQLLHQDVDGVDGAAESGDRFGASLAAGDFDGDGRDDLAIGAPGDGAGGAVNILYGSASGLTAAGSQLWSQATSGIKGDAEAGDGFGSSLAVGDFDGNGRDDLAVGVPGENRNRGAAAVIYGKASGLTAAGDQLWRQGSSGIQGDAERGDVFGKAVAAGDLDGDGRDDLAVGAPGENDDRGAVAVLYGSKSKLAASGDDSWMQGSGGVRGSAERNDRFGDALAIGDFDHDGHGDLAIGVPGENQRRGAVAVLYGTVTGVDASRDDLWRQGSHGVKGKGQKGDLFGKSLSAGDFDGDRRGDLAIGVPREDHAGSPNEGAVNVLYGSAGGLSAEGDDLWRQDGSGVAGTGAAGDKLGILR, via the coding sequence ATGAGGGCCGCGGTACCCATCGCCGTGCTGGTCGTGGTTGCAATCGCCTCCCCCGCCGCGGCCGCGGACGAGCAATTCGTCTCGCTCGAGTCGCGCGACGGCGGGTTCACGTACGAGGTCGTCGTGCTCGAAGGTGACGGATCGGGTAAACGGCGCCCAATCGACGGCCAGGTGATCGGGCGACCTGCCCTCGCTCCCAACGGCAACCGCATCGTGTACGCCGCGCCCCTGTCCGACGGCACGGACGGCCGTTGGGGCATCTTCCGATCGAAGATCGACGGCACTGGGAGGAAGCGGCTCACGGCCCCCCCGATCGCCGACGGTGACCCTGCGTGGTCGTCCGACGGGCGATGGATCGCATACTCGCGGGTCACCAAGGGGAGCCTGCGCGCCGACACCTGCTGCATCATCCGGGTGATGCGCACCACGGGGAAGAACCAGGCGAAGGTCCCCGGCACGCGCGGCGGCATCAACCCCTCGTGGTCCCCGAGCGGCAACCGGATCGTGTACGAGAAGAACGGCGGGCTGTGGGTGACCAACCTCAACGGCCGCAACACGTATCAACTCGCCGTGAACGGTCGCGAGCCTGCCTGGTCGCCGGACGGCGACAAGGTCGCCTACGTCCGCAGCGTTGGAGGCGGTCACGAGCTCGTCGTGATCCCGGCCGGAGGCGGTGCGCCGAAAGTCCGGGCGGCCGGCTCCCGATCGCTCGAGTCTCCGGTGTGGGACGAGGACGGCTCGACGCTGTATTTCGTGCGATACGCCGGCACCGGCTACGACGGACGTAGCGGCACGGCGGTGTGGTGGGACCGGGCCGGAACCCCCGCAGAGCGACTCTTCACACAGAAGAGGGCACTCGTCCACCTCGCCCACTCGGGCGGTCGCCAGGTGGACTGCGACCTCGACGGCGACCTCATCGGCGATCTCGCCGTGGGCGCGCCGGACGACGACGAGGCGGGTCAGCGCGATTCAGGAGTCGTCAACGTGTTCATGGGTCGGACGGGCGGTCTCGGTACGGGCGACGACGATCTGTGGCATCAGGGGAGGCCGATCGGCGGCTCTCCCGGGCCCGACGACGGGTTCGGGGCGGCACTGGCGTGCGGGGACTTCGACGGGGACGGGCGTGACGACCTGGCCGTCGGGGCACCGACGGACTTCCTCGGACGGGGTGTGGTGAACGTCATCTACGGTTCCGGGTCGGGGCTGATCGCTGTGGGCTCCCAGCTCCTCCACCAGGACGTCGATGGTGTCGACGGGGCAGCGGAGAGCGGCGACCGGTTCGGCGCCTCGCTGGCGGCAGGCGACTTCGACGGCGATGGACGAGACGATCTCGCCATCGGAGCCCCAGGCGACGGCGCCGGAGGAGCGGTGAACATCCTCTATGGATCGGCGAGCGGTCTGACCGCCGCAGGCAGCCAGCTGTGGAGCCAGGCCACGTCCGGCATCAAGGGCGACGCCGAGGCGGGCGACGGGTTCGGCTCCTCACTTGCCGTGGGTGACTTCGACGGCAATGGGCGAGACGATCTCGCCGTCGGGGTGCCCGGCGAGAACCGCAACCGCGGGGCAGCCGCCGTCATCTATGGCAAGGCGTCCGGGCTGACGGCCGCCGGTGACCAGCTCTGGCGACAAGGCTCGTCGGGGATACAGGGCGATGCCGAACGCGGCGACGTGTTCGGCAAGGCGGTTGCGGCCGGGGACCTCGACGGGGACGGCAGGGACGACCTCGCCGTCGGCGCGCCCGGGGAGAACGACGACAGGGGCGCCGTCGCGGTCCTCTACGGGTCGAAGTCGAAGCTCGCGGCCTCCGGCGACGACTCATGGATGCAGGGCTCGGGAGGCGTGCGCGGTTCGGCGGAGCGCAATGATCGGTTCGGAGATGCCCTGGCGATCGGCGACTTCGATCACGACGGCCACGGCGATCTCGCCATCGGAGTACCTGGTGAGAACCAGCGGCGAGGCGCGGTGGCGGTCCTCTACGGCACGGTGACGGGCGTCGACGCGTCGCGCGACGACCTCTGGCGGCAGGGCAGCCACGGAGTCAAGGGCAAAGGGCAGAAGGGAGACCTGTTCGGCAAGTCGCTCTCTGCCGGCGACTTCGACGGCGACCGCAGGGGCGACCTGGCGATCGGCGTCCCCCGCGAGGACCACGCCGGATCGCCCAACGAGGGGGCGGTCAACGTGCTGTACGGCTCGGCGGGCGGGCTGTCGGCCGAGGGTGACGACCTGTGGCGCCAGGACGGGTCGGGCGTGGCCGGCACAGGGGCCGCCGGGGACAAGCTGGGGATCCTCCGCTGA